Proteins found in one Sorghum bicolor cultivar BTx623 chromosome 1, Sorghum_bicolor_NCBIv3, whole genome shotgun sequence genomic segment:
- the LOC110431744 gene encoding uncharacterized protein LOC110431744 isoform X1 produces the protein MAVLCSSSCCSRPLLQGMLLLAVLLLASIQAGPVMAALDAQEVQAFGDMFHKAFDYGGKKLATEVSRRPGMERFGKGLKTGFTVGLSTSADRRAHGMMDKHQNTGMPYVVDTIATATGLRLKVVTVDITATPVARTGLCGTGTAVAAGGTGTQIIRLLGSSEGEAVLLARPFAGTLQYCAGPQGAVLGLGRGGELSRNLRTFSYVTSTGNTVVWFPQPQVAGTTGASSITLVPSKYPNDGRYYVRMTGIRVGDQQPIVPTSTAFNLGRPPPPPLYLYLSTTQPNTYIESNLYDRLRNAIIQQMGNPWATPTSSSQLTAGKLCYAAAAASSLPRIAILLANNNGDTTMELGLSGAAAWYPEPTTSRFCLGILPATTEEPVLGSMIQSGNIMTIDLMAAGGQGTLTFEAYR, from the exons ATGGCGGTGCTCtgtagcagcagctgctgcagcaGACCACTACTGCAAGGGATGCTCCTGCTTGCCGTCCTCCTCCTTGCTTCCATCCAAGCTGGTCCGGTCATGGCGGCGTTGGACGCGCAAGAGGTGCAAGCCTTTGGTGACATGTTCCATAAGGCCTTCGACTACGGGGGCAAAAAGTTGGCGACGGAAGTGAGCAGGCGGCCGGGCATGGAGAGATTCGGCAAAGGCTTGAAGACGGGGTTCACCGtcg GCTTAAGTACGAGCGCAGACCGCAGAGCACATGGAATGATGGACAAGCACCAAAACACCGGCATGCCGTACGTCGTCGACACCATCGCCACCGCCACCGGTCTCAGGCTCAAGGTCGTCACGGTTGACATCACCGCCACGCCCGTCGCGAGGACCGGCTTATGCGGCACCGGCACGGCGGTGGCGGCCGGTGGTACTGGTACGCAGATCATCCGGCTGCTCGGGAGCAGTGAGGGTGAGGCCGTTCTCCTCGCCAGACCCTTTGCTGGGACGCTCCAGTACTGCGCCGGACCTCAAGGGGCCGTGCTGGGACTCGGCCGGGGCGGCGAGCTGTCCAGGAACTTGCGCACGTTCTCCTACGTGACGAGCACAGGCAACACGGTCGTCTGGTTCCCGCAGCCGCAGGTAGCTGGTACTACTGGTGCTAGTAGTATTACTCTGGTTCCCAGCAAGTACCCCAACGACGGCCGCTACTACGTCCGGATGACGGGAATACGGGTCGGCGACCAGCAGCCTATCGTGCCAACCTCGACGGCGTTCAACCTCGgccgaccgccgccgccgccgttgtaCCTGTACCTGAGCACCACCCAGCCCAACACCTACATCGAGAGCAACCTGTACGATCGCCTCAGGAACGCCATCATTCAGCAGATGGGGAACCCGTGGGCCACGCCGACGTCGTCCTCCCAGCTCACCGCCGGCAAGCTGTGCTACGCGGCTGCGGCCGCGTCGTCGCTCCCGCGCATCGCAATTCTCCTCGCCAACAATAACGGCGACACGACGATGGAGCTGGGGCTAAGCGGCGCGGCGGCCTGGTACCCAGAGCCCACCACCTCCAGGTTCTGCTTGGGAATCCTGCCTGCTACGACGGAAGAGCCCGTCCTAGGCAGCATGATCCAGAGCGGCAATATCATGACCATCGATCTCATGGCCGCCGGTGGCCAGGGTACACTTACGTTCGAGGCATATAGATAA
- the LOC110431744 gene encoding uncharacterized protein LOC110431744 isoform X2 yields the protein MAVLCSSSCCSRPLLQGMLLLAVLLLASIQAGPVMAALDAQEVQAFGDMFHKAFDYGGKKLATEVSRRPGMERFGKGLKTGFTVDRRAHGMMDKHQNTGMPYVVDTIATATGLRLKVVTVDITATPVARTGLCGTGTAVAAGGTGTQIIRLLGSSEGEAVLLARPFAGTLQYCAGPQGAVLGLGRGGELSRNLRTFSYVTSTGNTVVWFPQPQVAGTTGASSITLVPSKYPNDGRYYVRMTGIRVGDQQPIVPTSTAFNLGRPPPPPLYLYLSTTQPNTYIESNLYDRLRNAIIQQMGNPWATPTSSSQLTAGKLCYAAAAASSLPRIAILLANNNGDTTMELGLSGAAAWYPEPTTSRFCLGILPATTEEPVLGSMIQSGNIMTIDLMAAGGQGTLTFEAYR from the exons ATGGCGGTGCTCtgtagcagcagctgctgcagcaGACCACTACTGCAAGGGATGCTCCTGCTTGCCGTCCTCCTCCTTGCTTCCATCCAAGCTGGTCCGGTCATGGCGGCGTTGGACGCGCAAGAGGTGCAAGCCTTTGGTGACATGTTCCATAAGGCCTTCGACTACGGGGGCAAAAAGTTGGCGACGGAAGTGAGCAGGCGGCCGGGCATGGAGAGATTCGGCAAAGGCTTGAAGACGGGGTTCACCGtcg ACCGCAGAGCACATGGAATGATGGACAAGCACCAAAACACCGGCATGCCGTACGTCGTCGACACCATCGCCACCGCCACCGGTCTCAGGCTCAAGGTCGTCACGGTTGACATCACCGCCACGCCCGTCGCGAGGACCGGCTTATGCGGCACCGGCACGGCGGTGGCGGCCGGTGGTACTGGTACGCAGATCATCCGGCTGCTCGGGAGCAGTGAGGGTGAGGCCGTTCTCCTCGCCAGACCCTTTGCTGGGACGCTCCAGTACTGCGCCGGACCTCAAGGGGCCGTGCTGGGACTCGGCCGGGGCGGCGAGCTGTCCAGGAACTTGCGCACGTTCTCCTACGTGACGAGCACAGGCAACACGGTCGTCTGGTTCCCGCAGCCGCAGGTAGCTGGTACTACTGGTGCTAGTAGTATTACTCTGGTTCCCAGCAAGTACCCCAACGACGGCCGCTACTACGTCCGGATGACGGGAATACGGGTCGGCGACCAGCAGCCTATCGTGCCAACCTCGACGGCGTTCAACCTCGgccgaccgccgccgccgccgttgtaCCTGTACCTGAGCACCACCCAGCCCAACACCTACATCGAGAGCAACCTGTACGATCGCCTCAGGAACGCCATCATTCAGCAGATGGGGAACCCGTGGGCCACGCCGACGTCGTCCTCCCAGCTCACCGCCGGCAAGCTGTGCTACGCGGCTGCGGCCGCGTCGTCGCTCCCGCGCATCGCAATTCTCCTCGCCAACAATAACGGCGACACGACGATGGAGCTGGGGCTAAGCGGCGCGGCGGCCTGGTACCCAGAGCCCACCACCTCCAGGTTCTGCTTGGGAATCCTGCCTGCTACGACGGAAGAGCCCGTCCTAGGCAGCATGATCCAGAGCGGCAATATCATGACCATCGATCTCATGGCCGCCGGTGGCCAGGGTACACTTACGTTCGAGGCATATAGATAA
- the LOC8061148 gene encoding pentatricopeptide repeat-containing protein At5g08510, with the protein MKNRLSQKLREWTSFYPLSSKEFFLEPQAHTTARPAAGGIASRIAPSPMHPLTLSSTALLRLIKSLSPAAGPRAHLAAAAIHGLLFKEGLLHAGSHLPTALLSAYAALGRPRHARDLFDEMPDPGLVTRTAMARAHAASGQTAQALAVFGDMLADGVLPDNVALAVALAACHGTGSFPAALGMAAARRPGKMVHALIVTSGIVPDVFVSTELIRLYGEYGELLVSRRLFDAMPVKSTVSWNAMVHQYIRHSNVGDAYELFLAMPKRDVVSWNTIIAGYCLIGRFMEALELFRQMMSPSSCPVHPNGPTISTVLAACAGAGCLETGIWVHAYIDRNRMNDDGSLDRSLIDMYAKCGSIEKALQVFEKAPGKRDLYSWTTVICGLAMHGKAADALRMFGMMQDNGIRPDDVTLVGVLNACAHGGLVDEGLHHFYSLEKYAITPKIEHYGCVIDLLGRVGRLQEAYSIIRTMRMKPNAVIWGAFLNACKVHSNVELGEIAAAELTRLDPDDPWAKVMLSSLYAKAQDWSSLARERREMNSLQMKKTPGCSSIELDGEVHEFVAGSFQHPQHGEICTVLENVEAQTHAG; encoded by the coding sequence ATGAAAAATAGACTTTCGCAAAAATTGAGGGAGTGGACTTCTTTCTATCCGCTCTCCTCGAAAGAATTTTTCTTGGAGCCACAGGCCCACACCACAGCGAGGCCTGCAGCCGGTGGCATCGCATCACGGATCGCGCCATCGCCCATGCACCCCCTCACGCTCTCCTCCACCGCGCTCCTCCGCCTCATCAAGTCGCTCTCGCCGGCGGCGGGGCCGAGGGCCCACCTCGCGGCCGCGGCGATCCACGGCCTCCTCTTCAAGGAAGGGCTCCTCCACGCCGGGTCGCACCTCCCCACGGCGCTGCTGTCGGCCTACGCAGCGCTCGGGAGGCCGCGCCACGCGCGCGACCTGTTCGACGAGATGCCCGACCCGGGCCTCGTCACCCGCACGGCCATGGCTCGCGCGCACGCGGCGTCCGGGCAGACGGCCCAGGCGCTCGCCGTGTTCGGGGACATGCTCGCGGACGGCGTCCTCCCCGACAACGTGGCCCTGGCAGTCGCGCTCGCGGCGTGCCATGGGACAGGCTCGTTCCCTGCAGCTCTGGGGATGGCGGCGGCCAGGAGACCTGGGAAGATGGTGCATGCCCTTATTGTGACAAGTGGAATTGTCCCGGATGTGTTCGTCTCCACTGAGCTGATCAGGTTGTACGGGGAGTACGGCGAGCTCTTGGTCTCCCGGAGGTTGTTTGATGCGATGCCGGTGAAGAGCACTGTTTCGTGGAACGCCATGGTGCATCAGTATATCAGGCACAGCAATGTTGGAGATGCGTATGAGCTGTTTCTTGCAATGCCAAAGAGGGATGTAGTGTCATGGAACACGATAATTGCCGGGTACTGCCTCATTGGCCGATTTATGGAGGCGCTAGAACTGTTCCGTCAGATGATGTCGCCATCCTCATGTCCGGTGCATCCAAACGGACCTACAATTAGCACTGTCCTTGCTGCTTGTGCGGGTGCAGGTTGTTTAGAGACTGGGATTTGGGTCCATGCGTACATTGACAGGAATCGCATGAATGACGATGGGTCATTGGATCGGTCCTTGATAGACATGTACGCCAAATGTGGAAGCATTGAAAAAGCCCTTCAGGTGTTTGAAAAGGCACCTGGGAAGAGGGATCTGTACTCTTGGACGACTGTGATTTGTGGACTGGCAATGCACGGTAAGGCAGCTGATGCTCTAAGAATGTTTGGCATGATGCAAGACAATGGTATACGACCAGATGATGTTACTCTTGTTGGGGTCCTTAATGCTTGCGCACATGGTGGACTTGTAGATGAAGGCCTTCACCACTTCTACTCTTTAGAGAAGTATGCAATCACACCCAAAATTGAACACTATGGATGTGTCATTGATCTTCTTGGTCGTGTTGGGCGATTGCAAGAAGCATACAGCATTATCAGGACCATGCGGATGAAGCCTAATGCAGTAATCTGGGGTGCATTCTTGAATGCATGCAAAGTTCACAGCAACGTGGAGCTTGGCGAGATTGCAGCAGCTGAACTCACCAGGTTAGATCCAGATGACCCCTGGGCAAAGGTGATGCTATCCAGCTTGTATGCAAAAGCACAGGACTGGAGCAGTCTAGCCAGGGAGAGGAGGGAGATGAACAGCTTGCAGATGAAGAAAACACCAGGGTGTAGCTCAATTGAGCTTGATGGAGAGGTGCATGAGTTTGTTGCTGGTAGTTTTCAGCATCCTCAGCATGGTGAAATTTGCACTGTACTAGAGAACGTCGAAGCACAAACACATGCTGGCTAA
- the LOC110431734 gene encoding uncharacterized protein LOC110431734, with product MIIGKWTHSYNTCQNTNSSISSLLNKLTLKCFSLIHLLSTDIQSCSTITIGAMPPLASIVSTTSSMVNLNRFLSACCHSLWSLMNKNLN from the exons ATGATCATCGGCAAATGGACCCATT CATACAACACCTGCCAAAATACCAATTCTAGCATCTCCAGTTTGCTCAACAAATTAACCTTGAAGTGCTTCTCTCTGATAC ACCTCTTGTCCACTGACATACAAAGCTGCAGCACAATCACAATTGGTGCTATGCCTCCACTAGCTTCAATTGTTAGTACAACTTCCAGCATGGTCAACCTGAACAGATTTTTGTCAGCATGTTGTCATTCACTCTGGTCCCTAATG AACAAAAACCTCAACTGA
- the LOC8081229 gene encoding uncharacterized protein LOC8081229: MELFARAKVVRLKSYHDKFLYADEDEAHVTQDRDGSSANARWTVEPSPHNPGGAIRLRSRYGHYLTASGEPFLLGMTGRKVTQTPAAASRPANASVDWEPVRDGFQARLRSKAGHFLRANGGLPPWRNSVTHDVPHRSATQDWVLWDVEIVQLLTPAPPERTGSAPVAKLPDSPPAPELSKPPPQTHAPHHRPSKSYAAPPPTLEPEAPPPKLSKLESSLSFHAPLHKVEGRAIHYHIADDLGNVDDSTVGHSFTFNGSNLEELAHKLQEETGLEDIIICTRSPINGKLTPLRLQLPPNNAAMHIVLVQESSKVAKTFPWPYGS, translated from the exons ATGGAGCTATTCGCGCGCGCCAAGGTGGTGCGGCTCAAGAGCTACCACGACAAGTTCCTGTACGCGGACGAGGACGAGGCGCACGTGACGCAGGACCGGGACGGGTCCTCGGCGAACGCGCGGTGGACCGTGGAGCCCTCGCCGCACAACCCGGGGGGCGCCATCCGCCTGCGGAGCCGGTACGGGCACTACCTCACCGCCTCCGGGGAGCCGTTCCTGCTGGGGATGACGGGGCGGAAGGTGACGCAGACGCCCGCCGCCGCGTCGCGCCCCGCCAACGCGTCCGTGGACTGGGAGCCCGTAAGGGACGGCTTCCAGGCGCGGCTCCGGTCCAAGGCGGGGCACTTCCTCCGCGCTAACGGCGGGCTCCCGCCGTGGAGGAACTCCGTCACCCACGACGTGCCACACCGCTCCGCCACGCAGGACTGGGTGCTCTGGGACGTCGAGATCGTGCAGCTCCTCACGCCGGCGCCGCCCGAGCGCACTGGCTCCGCGCCCGTCGCTAAGTTGCCGGACTCGCCGCCCGCGCCGGAGCTCAGCAAGCCGCCGCCGCAGACGCACGCGCCGCACCACCGCCCGTCCAAGTCCTACGCGGCGCCACCGCCCACGCTGGAGCCCGAGGCGCCGCCGCCCAAGCTCTCCAAGCTCGAG TCCTCTCTTTCTTTCCACGCTCCCTTGCACAAGGTGGAGGGACGTGCCATCCATTACCACATTGCAGACGATCTGGGCAATGTGGATGACAGCACAGTTGGACACTCCTTTACATTCAATGGAAGCAACTTGGAGGAGCTCGCCCACAAGTTGCAAGAGGAGACGGGTCTGGAAGACATCATTATATGCACACGCAGCCCTATCAATGGGAAGCTCACTCCTCTCCGTCtgcaactaccaccaaacaatGCTGCGATGCATATTGTGCTCGTCCAGGAGTCCTCAAAGG TGGCTAAAACATTTCCGTGGCCCTATGGTTCATAA
- the LOC8081228 gene encoding LEAF RUST 10 DISEASE-RESISTANCE LOCUS RECEPTOR-LIKE PROTEIN KINASE-like 1.5, translating into MRPHLLRFLLLLLLAAACLPPPAACRHTPTPPPAPRQQQHNDSGTNVPTVALAAAASLLVLLLLYLCAAIAVRRFRSRGAVAREPTGSSSAASRAAAFLRRHGLHHHRPSFTYEQLRAATAGFDAARKLGDGGFGTVFLAYLPPSGRPAAVKRLHVPPSPSPSFPSASATITKSFCNEVLILSALRHPHLVRLHGFCADPRALLLVYDFVPNGTLSHHLHRRVVGPGAAGGPPPPPLPWRTRIAMAAQIASALEYLHFGIKPAVVHRDVTSSNIFVEADMRARLGDFGLSRLLAPPDACATGGARELVCCTAPQGTPGYLDPDYHRSFQLTEKSDVYSFGVVVLELVTGLRPVDVGRERRDVTLADWVVAKIQVGELREVVDPPVLGEGPAVMASVEAVAELAFRCVAPDKDDRPDAREVLAELKRIQTMLPDLPGRKVS; encoded by the coding sequence ATGCGACCGCATCTCCTCCGCTTCctcttgctcctcctcctcgccgccgcctgCCTCCCGCCGCCGGCCGCGTGCCGGCACACCCCCACGCCCCCGCCGGCgccgcggcagcagcagcacaacGACAGTGGCACCAACGTGCCCACCGtggcgctcgccgccgccgcgtcgctCCTCGTGCTGCTCCTGCTCTACCTCTGCGCCGCCATCGCGGTGCGCCGGTTCCGCTCCCGCGGCGCGGTGGCGCGGGAGCCGACGGGGTCCTCCTCGGCGGCGTCCCGCGCAGCGGCGTTCCTCCGCCGGCACGggctccaccaccaccgcccgTCCTTCACCTACGAGCAGCTCCGCGCCGCCACCGCGGGCTTCGACGCGGCGCGCAAGCTCGGGGACGGAGGCTTCGGGACGGTGTTCCTCGCGTACCTCCCGCCCTCCGGCCGCCCCGCCGCCGTCAAGCGCCTCCACGTCCcgccgtccccgtccccgtcgtTCCCCTCCGCCTCCGCCACCATCACCAAGTCCTTCTGCAACGAGGTGCTCATCCTCTCCGCGCTCCGCCACCCGCACCTCGTCCGCCTCCACGGCTTCTGCGCCGACCCGCGCGCGCTCCTCCTCGTCTACGACTTCGTCCCCAACGGCACGCTCtcgcaccacctccaccgccgtgTCGTCGGTCCTGGCGCCGCGGGAGGGCCGCCGCCCCCGCCGCTCCCCTGGCGGACTCGCATCGCGATGGCAGCCCAGATCGCGTCGGCGCTCGAGTACCTCCACTTCGGCATCAAGCCCGCCGTCGTGCACCGCGACGTcacctcctccaacatcttcgTGGAGGCCGACATGCGGGCACGCCTCGGCGACTTCGGCCTCTCCCGGCTCCTCGCGCCGCCGGACGCCTGCGCCACGGGGGGCGCCCGCGAGCTCGTGTGCTGCACCGCGCCGCAGGGGACGCCGGGGTACCTGGACCCGGACTACCACCGCTCGTTCCAGCTCACGGAGAAGAGCGACGTATACAGCTTCGGCGTCGTGGTGCTGGAGCTCGTCACGGGGCTCAGGCCCGTGGACGTGGGCAGGGAGCGGCGGGACGTCACGCTGGCGGACTGGGTGGTGGCCAAGATCCAGGTCGGCGAGCTCAGGGAGGTCGTCGACCCGCCGGTGCTGGGCGAAGGCCCCGCCGTGATGGCGAGCGTCGAGGCCGTGGCGGAGCTGGCGTTCCGGTGCGTGGCGCCGGACAAGGACGACCGGCCTGACGCCCGGGAGGTGCTGGCCGAGCTCAAGAGGATCCAAACCATGCTCCCCGACCTTCCCGGCCGCAAGGTTTCTTGA